From the genome of Mastomys coucha isolate ucsf_1 unplaced genomic scaffold, UCSF_Mcou_1 pScaffold6, whole genome shotgun sequence, one region includes:
- the LOC116079967 gene encoding uncharacterized protein LOC116079967: MTVAAVPPVLSAVGFTGTGIAASSVAAKMMSLSAIANGGGVPAGGLVAILQSAGAAGLSMPSSVLVASAGSATVASVMGICESFYPFLMATEVADMVTEVADMATGVADMETEVIEMGTEVADMVTEVADMATEVADMGIEVTDMGTEEAPPNLSNTVKI, translated from the exons ATGACAGTAGCTGCCGTACCACCTGTGCTGAGTGCTGTGGGCTTCACTGGGACAGGAATTGCAGCCTCCTCTGTAGCAGCTAAGATGATGTCCTTGTCAGCTATTGCTAATGGGGGTGGAGTCCCAGCTGGAGGCCTGGTGGCCATTCTGCAGTCTGCTG GAGCTGCTGGACTCTCCATGCCATCTTCAGTCCTCGTGGCCTCTGCAGGGTCTGCCACTGTGGCCAGTGTGATGGGCATCTGTGAGAGTTTCTACCCTTTTCTTATGGCGACAGAGGTGGCAGACATGGTGACAGAGGTGGCAGACATGGCGACAGGGGTGGCAGACATGGAAACAGAGGTGATAGAAATGGGGACAGAGGTGGCAGATATGGTGACAGAGGTGGCAGACATGGCGACAGAAGTGGCAGACATGGGGATAGAGGTGACAGACATGGGGACAGAGGAGGCACCACCCAACTTGTCTAACACAGTGAAGATATAA